From Corvus cornix cornix isolate S_Up_H32 chromosome 6, ASM73873v5, whole genome shotgun sequence, one genomic window encodes:
- the VWA2 gene encoding von Willebrand factor A domain-containing protein 2 isoform X2, translated as MFLAGAKQCRLGQTPSWRFATQICPAQGRNYFCPSDCMFLSSSPETPRKMISCRFVTMNILSFESICIFLLSQALLVLGIQQIHVDQEMIGKIAAAGQLMQCSASLDVLFLLDGSYSIGKGSFERSKHFAGKLCDALDIHPDRVHVGMIQFSSTPHLEFPLDSYLTKQEVKERIKRTVFRGGSTETGQALKYILHKGFPGGRNSSVPEVLIIISDGKSQGSTAMPAMQVKERHIIVFAVGIKFPRWEELHVLASEPPERHLLFAGDADDAANGLYSTLSDPVCTATAPGCKVESHPCERRTLETVKELAGNYVCWKGSKQPNAVQASLCPFIRWKRVLIKHPSRCFRTVCPDPCDSQPCQNGGTCVPEGLDRYHCLCVLGYAADVHCAKLSLECGVDLLFLMDSSAGVTLEGFLRFKAFLKRFLQAMVGQDSPMSVGVALYDDDVKIPIELGQHKDAFSLMKSIDALNFSGGRTLTGRALQHIAQHSFRSTPVFADVQDDLPRVVVLLTDSKSQDSVAEAAKYAKDQNLFLIGVGNSFMRAELTTVTGNPQQTIVYSDPQDLFNRIPELQRKICSVGSPEGCQAQSLDLAFAVDASSGVGLENFLHLRRFVRSSCLHFVIDRDVTQIALVIYGSKAHTVFALDTHTSNSAVVQAIDQVPFLGDSASAGSALLHVYSDVMTVQKGARPGVNKVVVLLTNGGGMQDAAAPAQQLRHNGILVFVVVVGDAERDTLLRVAGSPSYLVHISSYEDLQYYQGLIIERICEEARSPVNLCKPNPCMNQGVCILGPGSYRCECHGWEGPHCETRVLRGDAPRSPALPLHSHVKWSPRGLQHFSRALQHSKRQMDQRH; from the exons ATGTTTCTGGCTGGTGCAAAGCAGTGCAGATTAGGCCAGACACCCAGCTGGAGATTCGCTACCCAGATTTGCCCAGCTCAG ggcaggAATTACTTTTGCCCCTCAGACTGCATGTTTCTGAGCTCATCACCTGAGACACCCAGGAAGATGATCAGCTGCAG atTTGTCACCATGAACATCTTGTCATTTGAGTCCatctgcattttcctgctttcccaag CTTTGCTGGTGTTGGGTATACAACAAATCCATGTTGACCAGGAGATGATTGGCAAGATCGCAGCTGCTGGCCAGT TGATGCAGTGCTCTGCCTCGTTAGATGTCCTTTTCCTCCTGGATGGCTCCTACAGCATTGGCAAAGGAAGCTTTGAAAGGTCCAAGCACTTTGCAGGCAAGCTCTGTGATGCCTTGGACATCCATCCAGACAGA GTCCATGTGGGAATGATACAGTTTAGCTCAACTCCCCACCTTGAATTCCCACTGGATTCTTATCTAACCAAACAAGAAGTGAAAGAGAGAATCAAGAGGACTGTGTTCAG AGGTGGGAGCACAGAGACAGGTCAGGCTCTGAAGTACATTCTTCATAAGGGTTTCCCTGGTGGCAGAAACTCAAGTGTCCCTGAAGTCCTGATCATCATTTCAGATGGAAAGtcccagggcagcactgcaATGCCTGCAATGCAGGTGAAGGAAAGACACATCATAGTTTTTGCAGTGGGAATCAAGTTTCCAAG GTGGGAGGAGCTGCATGTGCTGGCCAGTGAGCCCCCTGAGCGGCACCTGCTCTTTGCTGGAGATGCTGATGATGCTGCCAACGGCCTGTACAGCACCTTGAGTGACCCTGTCTGCACTGCcactgctccag GCTGCAAAGTTGAGTCCCACCCTTGTGAACGAAGGACCCTGGAAACTGTGAAAGAACTGGCTGGCAACTATGTGTGTTGGAAAGGCTCAAAGCAGCCCAATGCAGTGCAGGCTTCACTGTGCCCTTTCATCAG GTGGAAGCGAGTCTTGATAAAACACCCATCCAGGTGCTTCCGAACTGTATGTCCAG ACCCTTGTGACTCCCAGCCATGCCAGAATGGTGGCACGTGTGTCCCAGAGGGACTGGACAGATACCACTGCCTCTGCGTGCTGGGGTACGCAGCAGACGTCCACTGTG caaagctgagccTTGAGTGTGGTGTGGATCTCCTTTTTCTCATGGACAGCTCAGCAGGGGTCACACTGGAAGGGTTCCTGCGCTTCAAGGCCTTCCTCAAGAGATTCCTTCAAGCCATGGTGGGCCAGGACTCGCCAATGAGTGTGGGGGTGGCCCTGTACGATGATGATGTCAAGATACCCATCGAACTGGGCCAACACAAGGATGCATTCAGTCTCATGAAGAGTATTGATGCCTTGAATTTCAGTGGAGGAAGAACCCTGACAGGCAGAGCCCTGCAACACATTGCACAGCACAGTTTTAGGAGTACCCCAGTCTTTGCAGATGTGCAGGATGATCTCCCACGTGTGGTTGTCCTGCTCACTGACTCCAAGTCCCAGGATTCGGTGGCAGAAGCCGCTAAGTACGCAAAGGACCAAAATCTGTTCTTGATCGGCGTAGGCAACAGCTtcatgagagcagagctgaCCACAGTGACTGGCAATCCACAGCAGACCATTGTCTACTCCGACCCCCAGGACCTGTTCAACaggatcccagagctgcagagaaaaatctgcagTGTGGGCAGTCCTGAAG GCTGCCAGGCCCAGTCTCTTGACTTGGCATTTGCTGTGGATGCCTCGTCTGGAGTTGGCCTGGAGAACTTTCTGCATCTGAGGCGCTTTGTCAGGAGCAGCTGTTTGCACTTCGTCATCGACCGGGATGTCACCCAAATTGCGCTGGTGATCTATGGCAGCAAAGCTCACACTGTGTTTGCTTTGGACACCCACACAAGCAACTCTGCTGTTGTCCAGGCCATCGACCAGGTGCCTTTCCTTGGGGACTCAGCCTCTGCTGGAAGTGCCTTGCTCCATGTTTACAGTGATGTAATGACCGTGCAGAAGGGAGCAAGACCTGGTGTCAACAAGGTGGTGGTGCTGCTCACCAATGGAGGTGGCATGCAGGatgcagctgccccagctcagcagctgaggCACAACGGCATCTTAGTGTTTGTGGTTGTTGTTGGGGATGCAGAGAGGGACACGCTGCTGAGAGTTGCTGGGTCTCCCAGCTATCTGGTCCACATCTCCTCCTATGAAGACCTGCAGTATTACCAAGGGCTTATCATCGAAAGGATCTGTGAAG AAGCAAGAAGCCCCGTGAACCTGTGCAAGCCCAACCCGTGCATGAACCAGGGCGTGTGCATCCTTGGGCCAGGGAGCTACCGCTGCGAGTGCCACGGCTGGGAAGGACCCCACTGCGAGACCA GAGTTCTCCGGGGTGACGCTCCGAGAtctccagcccttcctctgCATTCCCATGTGAAGTGGAGTCCAAGGGGTTTGCAGCACTTCTCCAGAgccctccagcacagcaaaagGCAAATGGATCAGAGGCACTGA
- the VWA2 gene encoding von Willebrand factor A domain-containing protein 2 isoform X3, whose protein sequence is MFLAGAKQCRLGQTPSWRFATQICPAQGRNYFCPSDCMFLSSSPETPRKMISCRFVTMNILSFESICIFLLSQALLVLGIQQIHVDQEMIGKIAAAGQLMQCSASLDVLFLLDGSYSIGKGSFERSKHFAGKLCDALDIHPDRVHVGMIQFSSTPHLEFPLDSYLTKQEVKERIKRTVFRGGSTETDGKSQGSTAMPAMQVKERHIIVFAVGIKFPRWEELHVLASEPPERHLLFAGDADDAANGLYSTLSDPVCTATAPGCKVESHPCERRTLETVKELAGNYVCWKGSKQPNAVQASLCPFIRWKRVLIKHPSRCFRTVCPDPCDSQPCQNGGTCVPEGLDRYHCLCVLGYAADVHCAAKLSLECGVDLLFLMDSSAGVTLEGFLRFKAFLKRFLQAMVGQDSPMSVGVALYDDDVKIPIELGQHKDAFSLMKSIDALNFSGGRTLTGRALQHIAQHSFRSTPVFADVQDDLPRVVVLLTDSKSQDSVAEAAKYAKDQNLFLIGVGNSFMRAELTTVTGNPQQTIVYSDPQDLFNRIPELQRKICSVGSPEGCQAQSLDLAFAVDASSGVGLENFLHLRRFVRSSCLHFVIDRDVTQIALVIYGSKAHTVFALDTHTSNSAVVQAIDQVPFLGDSASAGSALLHVYSDVMTVQKGARPGVNKVVVLLTNGGGMQDAAAPAQQLRHNGILVFVVVVGDAERDTLLRVAGSPSYLVHISSYEDLQYYQGLIIERICEEARSPVNLCKPNPCMNQGVCILGPGSYRCECHGWEGPHCETRVLRGDAPRSPALPLHSHVKWSPRGLQHFSRALQHSKRQMDQRH, encoded by the exons ATGTTTCTGGCTGGTGCAAAGCAGTGCAGATTAGGCCAGACACCCAGCTGGAGATTCGCTACCCAGATTTGCCCAGCTCAG ggcaggAATTACTTTTGCCCCTCAGACTGCATGTTTCTGAGCTCATCACCTGAGACACCCAGGAAGATGATCAGCTGCAG atTTGTCACCATGAACATCTTGTCATTTGAGTCCatctgcattttcctgctttcccaag CTTTGCTGGTGTTGGGTATACAACAAATCCATGTTGACCAGGAGATGATTGGCAAGATCGCAGCTGCTGGCCAGT TGATGCAGTGCTCTGCCTCGTTAGATGTCCTTTTCCTCCTGGATGGCTCCTACAGCATTGGCAAAGGAAGCTTTGAAAGGTCCAAGCACTTTGCAGGCAAGCTCTGTGATGCCTTGGACATCCATCCAGACAGA GTCCATGTGGGAATGATACAGTTTAGCTCAACTCCCCACCTTGAATTCCCACTGGATTCTTATCTAACCAAACAAGAAGTGAAAGAGAGAATCAAGAGGACTGTGTTCAG AGGTGGGAGCACAGAGACAG ATGGAAAGtcccagggcagcactgcaATGCCTGCAATGCAGGTGAAGGAAAGACACATCATAGTTTTTGCAGTGGGAATCAAGTTTCCAAG GTGGGAGGAGCTGCATGTGCTGGCCAGTGAGCCCCCTGAGCGGCACCTGCTCTTTGCTGGAGATGCTGATGATGCTGCCAACGGCCTGTACAGCACCTTGAGTGACCCTGTCTGCACTGCcactgctccag GCTGCAAAGTTGAGTCCCACCCTTGTGAACGAAGGACCCTGGAAACTGTGAAAGAACTGGCTGGCAACTATGTGTGTTGGAAAGGCTCAAAGCAGCCCAATGCAGTGCAGGCTTCACTGTGCCCTTTCATCAG GTGGAAGCGAGTCTTGATAAAACACCCATCCAGGTGCTTCCGAACTGTATGTCCAG ACCCTTGTGACTCCCAGCCATGCCAGAATGGTGGCACGTGTGTCCCAGAGGGACTGGACAGATACCACTGCCTCTGCGTGCTGGGGTACGCAGCAGACGTCCACTGTG cagcaaagctgagccTTGAGTGTGGTGTGGATCTCCTTTTTCTCATGGACAGCTCAGCAGGGGTCACACTGGAAGGGTTCCTGCGCTTCAAGGCCTTCCTCAAGAGATTCCTTCAAGCCATGGTGGGCCAGGACTCGCCAATGAGTGTGGGGGTGGCCCTGTACGATGATGATGTCAAGATACCCATCGAACTGGGCCAACACAAGGATGCATTCAGTCTCATGAAGAGTATTGATGCCTTGAATTTCAGTGGAGGAAGAACCCTGACAGGCAGAGCCCTGCAACACATTGCACAGCACAGTTTTAGGAGTACCCCAGTCTTTGCAGATGTGCAGGATGATCTCCCACGTGTGGTTGTCCTGCTCACTGACTCCAAGTCCCAGGATTCGGTGGCAGAAGCCGCTAAGTACGCAAAGGACCAAAATCTGTTCTTGATCGGCGTAGGCAACAGCTtcatgagagcagagctgaCCACAGTGACTGGCAATCCACAGCAGACCATTGTCTACTCCGACCCCCAGGACCTGTTCAACaggatcccagagctgcagagaaaaatctgcagTGTGGGCAGTCCTGAAG GCTGCCAGGCCCAGTCTCTTGACTTGGCATTTGCTGTGGATGCCTCGTCTGGAGTTGGCCTGGAGAACTTTCTGCATCTGAGGCGCTTTGTCAGGAGCAGCTGTTTGCACTTCGTCATCGACCGGGATGTCACCCAAATTGCGCTGGTGATCTATGGCAGCAAAGCTCACACTGTGTTTGCTTTGGACACCCACACAAGCAACTCTGCTGTTGTCCAGGCCATCGACCAGGTGCCTTTCCTTGGGGACTCAGCCTCTGCTGGAAGTGCCTTGCTCCATGTTTACAGTGATGTAATGACCGTGCAGAAGGGAGCAAGACCTGGTGTCAACAAGGTGGTGGTGCTGCTCACCAATGGAGGTGGCATGCAGGatgcagctgccccagctcagcagctgaggCACAACGGCATCTTAGTGTTTGTGGTTGTTGTTGGGGATGCAGAGAGGGACACGCTGCTGAGAGTTGCTGGGTCTCCCAGCTATCTGGTCCACATCTCCTCCTATGAAGACCTGCAGTATTACCAAGGGCTTATCATCGAAAGGATCTGTGAAG AAGCAAGAAGCCCCGTGAACCTGTGCAAGCCCAACCCGTGCATGAACCAGGGCGTGTGCATCCTTGGGCCAGGGAGCTACCGCTGCGAGTGCCACGGCTGGGAAGGACCCCACTGCGAGACCA GAGTTCTCCGGGGTGACGCTCCGAGAtctccagcccttcctctgCATTCCCATGTGAAGTGGAGTCCAAGGGGTTTGCAGCACTTCTCCAGAgccctccagcacagcaaaagGCAAATGGATCAGAGGCACTGA
- the VWA2 gene encoding von Willebrand factor A domain-containing protein 2 isoform X5, translating into MNILSFESICIFLLSQALLVLGIQQIHVDQEMIGKIAAAGQLMQCSASLDVLFLLDGSYSIGKGSFERSKHFAGKLCDALDIHPDRVHVGMIQFSSTPHLEFPLDSYLTKQEVKERIKRTVFRGGSTETGQALKYILHKGFPGGRNSSVPEVLIIISDGKSQGSTAMPAMQVKERHIIVFAVGIKFPRWEELHVLASEPPERHLLFAGDADDAANGLYSTLSDPVCTATAPGCKVESHPCERRTLETVKELAGNYVCWKGSKQPNAVQASLCPFIRWKRVLIKHPSRCFRTVCPDPCDSQPCQNGGTCVPEGLDRYHCLCVLGYAADVHCAAKLSLECGVDLLFLMDSSAGVTLEGFLRFKAFLKRFLQAMVGQDSPMSVGVALYDDDVKIPIELGQHKDAFSLMKSIDALNFSGGRTLTGRALQHIAQHSFRSTPVFADVQDDLPRVVVLLTDSKSQDSVAEAAKYAKDQNLFLIGVGNSFMRAELTTVTGNPQQTIVYSDPQDLFNRIPELQRKICSVGSPEGCQAQSLDLAFAVDASSGVGLENFLHLRRFVRSSCLHFVIDRDVTQIALVIYGSKAHTVFALDTHTSNSAVVQAIDQVPFLGDSASAGSALLHVYSDVMTVQKGARPGVNKVVVLLTNGGGMQDAAAPAQQLRHNGILVFVVVVGDAERDTLLRVAGSPSYLVHISSYEDLQYYQGLIIERICEEARSPVNLCKPNPCMNQGVCILGPGSYRCECHGWEGPHCETRVLRGDAPRSPALPLHSHVKWSPRGLQHFSRALQHSKRQMDQRH; encoded by the exons ATGAACATCTTGTCATTTGAGTCCatctgcattttcctgctttcccaag CTTTGCTGGTGTTGGGTATACAACAAATCCATGTTGACCAGGAGATGATTGGCAAGATCGCAGCTGCTGGCCAGT TGATGCAGTGCTCTGCCTCGTTAGATGTCCTTTTCCTCCTGGATGGCTCCTACAGCATTGGCAAAGGAAGCTTTGAAAGGTCCAAGCACTTTGCAGGCAAGCTCTGTGATGCCTTGGACATCCATCCAGACAGA GTCCATGTGGGAATGATACAGTTTAGCTCAACTCCCCACCTTGAATTCCCACTGGATTCTTATCTAACCAAACAAGAAGTGAAAGAGAGAATCAAGAGGACTGTGTTCAG AGGTGGGAGCACAGAGACAGGTCAGGCTCTGAAGTACATTCTTCATAAGGGTTTCCCTGGTGGCAGAAACTCAAGTGTCCCTGAAGTCCTGATCATCATTTCAGATGGAAAGtcccagggcagcactgcaATGCCTGCAATGCAGGTGAAGGAAAGACACATCATAGTTTTTGCAGTGGGAATCAAGTTTCCAAG GTGGGAGGAGCTGCATGTGCTGGCCAGTGAGCCCCCTGAGCGGCACCTGCTCTTTGCTGGAGATGCTGATGATGCTGCCAACGGCCTGTACAGCACCTTGAGTGACCCTGTCTGCACTGCcactgctccag GCTGCAAAGTTGAGTCCCACCCTTGTGAACGAAGGACCCTGGAAACTGTGAAAGAACTGGCTGGCAACTATGTGTGTTGGAAAGGCTCAAAGCAGCCCAATGCAGTGCAGGCTTCACTGTGCCCTTTCATCAG GTGGAAGCGAGTCTTGATAAAACACCCATCCAGGTGCTTCCGAACTGTATGTCCAG ACCCTTGTGACTCCCAGCCATGCCAGAATGGTGGCACGTGTGTCCCAGAGGGACTGGACAGATACCACTGCCTCTGCGTGCTGGGGTACGCAGCAGACGTCCACTGTG cagcaaagctgagccTTGAGTGTGGTGTGGATCTCCTTTTTCTCATGGACAGCTCAGCAGGGGTCACACTGGAAGGGTTCCTGCGCTTCAAGGCCTTCCTCAAGAGATTCCTTCAAGCCATGGTGGGCCAGGACTCGCCAATGAGTGTGGGGGTGGCCCTGTACGATGATGATGTCAAGATACCCATCGAACTGGGCCAACACAAGGATGCATTCAGTCTCATGAAGAGTATTGATGCCTTGAATTTCAGTGGAGGAAGAACCCTGACAGGCAGAGCCCTGCAACACATTGCACAGCACAGTTTTAGGAGTACCCCAGTCTTTGCAGATGTGCAGGATGATCTCCCACGTGTGGTTGTCCTGCTCACTGACTCCAAGTCCCAGGATTCGGTGGCAGAAGCCGCTAAGTACGCAAAGGACCAAAATCTGTTCTTGATCGGCGTAGGCAACAGCTtcatgagagcagagctgaCCACAGTGACTGGCAATCCACAGCAGACCATTGTCTACTCCGACCCCCAGGACCTGTTCAACaggatcccagagctgcagagaaaaatctgcagTGTGGGCAGTCCTGAAG GCTGCCAGGCCCAGTCTCTTGACTTGGCATTTGCTGTGGATGCCTCGTCTGGAGTTGGCCTGGAGAACTTTCTGCATCTGAGGCGCTTTGTCAGGAGCAGCTGTTTGCACTTCGTCATCGACCGGGATGTCACCCAAATTGCGCTGGTGATCTATGGCAGCAAAGCTCACACTGTGTTTGCTTTGGACACCCACACAAGCAACTCTGCTGTTGTCCAGGCCATCGACCAGGTGCCTTTCCTTGGGGACTCAGCCTCTGCTGGAAGTGCCTTGCTCCATGTTTACAGTGATGTAATGACCGTGCAGAAGGGAGCAAGACCTGGTGTCAACAAGGTGGTGGTGCTGCTCACCAATGGAGGTGGCATGCAGGatgcagctgccccagctcagcagctgaggCACAACGGCATCTTAGTGTTTGTGGTTGTTGTTGGGGATGCAGAGAGGGACACGCTGCTGAGAGTTGCTGGGTCTCCCAGCTATCTGGTCCACATCTCCTCCTATGAAGACCTGCAGTATTACCAAGGGCTTATCATCGAAAGGATCTGTGAAG AAGCAAGAAGCCCCGTGAACCTGTGCAAGCCCAACCCGTGCATGAACCAGGGCGTGTGCATCCTTGGGCCAGGGAGCTACCGCTGCGAGTGCCACGGCTGGGAAGGACCCCACTGCGAGACCA GAGTTCTCCGGGGTGACGCTCCGAGAtctccagcccttcctctgCATTCCCATGTGAAGTGGAGTCCAAGGGGTTTGCAGCACTTCTCCAGAgccctccagcacagcaaaagGCAAATGGATCAGAGGCACTGA
- the VWA2 gene encoding von Willebrand factor A domain-containing protein 2 isoform X1 produces MFLAGAKQCRLGQTPSWRFATQICPAQGRNYFCPSDCMFLSSSPETPRKMISCRFVTMNILSFESICIFLLSQALLVLGIQQIHVDQEMIGKIAAAGQLMQCSASLDVLFLLDGSYSIGKGSFERSKHFAGKLCDALDIHPDRVHVGMIQFSSTPHLEFPLDSYLTKQEVKERIKRTVFRGGSTETGQALKYILHKGFPGGRNSSVPEVLIIISDGKSQGSTAMPAMQVKERHIIVFAVGIKFPRWEELHVLASEPPERHLLFAGDADDAANGLYSTLSDPVCTATAPGCKVESHPCERRTLETVKELAGNYVCWKGSKQPNAVQASLCPFIRWKRVLIKHPSRCFRTVCPDPCDSQPCQNGGTCVPEGLDRYHCLCVLGYAADVHCAAKLSLECGVDLLFLMDSSAGVTLEGFLRFKAFLKRFLQAMVGQDSPMSVGVALYDDDVKIPIELGQHKDAFSLMKSIDALNFSGGRTLTGRALQHIAQHSFRSTPVFADVQDDLPRVVVLLTDSKSQDSVAEAAKYAKDQNLFLIGVGNSFMRAELTTVTGNPQQTIVYSDPQDLFNRIPELQRKICSVGSPEGCQAQSLDLAFAVDASSGVGLENFLHLRRFVRSSCLHFVIDRDVTQIALVIYGSKAHTVFALDTHTSNSAVVQAIDQVPFLGDSASAGSALLHVYSDVMTVQKGARPGVNKVVVLLTNGGGMQDAAAPAQQLRHNGILVFVVVVGDAERDTLLRVAGSPSYLVHISSYEDLQYYQGLIIERICEEARSPVNLCKPNPCMNQGVCILGPGSYRCECHGWEGPHCETRVLRGDAPRSPALPLHSHVKWSPRGLQHFSRALQHSKRQMDQRH; encoded by the exons ATGTTTCTGGCTGGTGCAAAGCAGTGCAGATTAGGCCAGACACCCAGCTGGAGATTCGCTACCCAGATTTGCCCAGCTCAG ggcaggAATTACTTTTGCCCCTCAGACTGCATGTTTCTGAGCTCATCACCTGAGACACCCAGGAAGATGATCAGCTGCAG atTTGTCACCATGAACATCTTGTCATTTGAGTCCatctgcattttcctgctttcccaag CTTTGCTGGTGTTGGGTATACAACAAATCCATGTTGACCAGGAGATGATTGGCAAGATCGCAGCTGCTGGCCAGT TGATGCAGTGCTCTGCCTCGTTAGATGTCCTTTTCCTCCTGGATGGCTCCTACAGCATTGGCAAAGGAAGCTTTGAAAGGTCCAAGCACTTTGCAGGCAAGCTCTGTGATGCCTTGGACATCCATCCAGACAGA GTCCATGTGGGAATGATACAGTTTAGCTCAACTCCCCACCTTGAATTCCCACTGGATTCTTATCTAACCAAACAAGAAGTGAAAGAGAGAATCAAGAGGACTGTGTTCAG AGGTGGGAGCACAGAGACAGGTCAGGCTCTGAAGTACATTCTTCATAAGGGTTTCCCTGGTGGCAGAAACTCAAGTGTCCCTGAAGTCCTGATCATCATTTCAGATGGAAAGtcccagggcagcactgcaATGCCTGCAATGCAGGTGAAGGAAAGACACATCATAGTTTTTGCAGTGGGAATCAAGTTTCCAAG GTGGGAGGAGCTGCATGTGCTGGCCAGTGAGCCCCCTGAGCGGCACCTGCTCTTTGCTGGAGATGCTGATGATGCTGCCAACGGCCTGTACAGCACCTTGAGTGACCCTGTCTGCACTGCcactgctccag GCTGCAAAGTTGAGTCCCACCCTTGTGAACGAAGGACCCTGGAAACTGTGAAAGAACTGGCTGGCAACTATGTGTGTTGGAAAGGCTCAAAGCAGCCCAATGCAGTGCAGGCTTCACTGTGCCCTTTCATCAG GTGGAAGCGAGTCTTGATAAAACACCCATCCAGGTGCTTCCGAACTGTATGTCCAG ACCCTTGTGACTCCCAGCCATGCCAGAATGGTGGCACGTGTGTCCCAGAGGGACTGGACAGATACCACTGCCTCTGCGTGCTGGGGTACGCAGCAGACGTCCACTGTG cagcaaagctgagccTTGAGTGTGGTGTGGATCTCCTTTTTCTCATGGACAGCTCAGCAGGGGTCACACTGGAAGGGTTCCTGCGCTTCAAGGCCTTCCTCAAGAGATTCCTTCAAGCCATGGTGGGCCAGGACTCGCCAATGAGTGTGGGGGTGGCCCTGTACGATGATGATGTCAAGATACCCATCGAACTGGGCCAACACAAGGATGCATTCAGTCTCATGAAGAGTATTGATGCCTTGAATTTCAGTGGAGGAAGAACCCTGACAGGCAGAGCCCTGCAACACATTGCACAGCACAGTTTTAGGAGTACCCCAGTCTTTGCAGATGTGCAGGATGATCTCCCACGTGTGGTTGTCCTGCTCACTGACTCCAAGTCCCAGGATTCGGTGGCAGAAGCCGCTAAGTACGCAAAGGACCAAAATCTGTTCTTGATCGGCGTAGGCAACAGCTtcatgagagcagagctgaCCACAGTGACTGGCAATCCACAGCAGACCATTGTCTACTCCGACCCCCAGGACCTGTTCAACaggatcccagagctgcagagaaaaatctgcagTGTGGGCAGTCCTGAAG GCTGCCAGGCCCAGTCTCTTGACTTGGCATTTGCTGTGGATGCCTCGTCTGGAGTTGGCCTGGAGAACTTTCTGCATCTGAGGCGCTTTGTCAGGAGCAGCTGTTTGCACTTCGTCATCGACCGGGATGTCACCCAAATTGCGCTGGTGATCTATGGCAGCAAAGCTCACACTGTGTTTGCTTTGGACACCCACACAAGCAACTCTGCTGTTGTCCAGGCCATCGACCAGGTGCCTTTCCTTGGGGACTCAGCCTCTGCTGGAAGTGCCTTGCTCCATGTTTACAGTGATGTAATGACCGTGCAGAAGGGAGCAAGACCTGGTGTCAACAAGGTGGTGGTGCTGCTCACCAATGGAGGTGGCATGCAGGatgcagctgccccagctcagcagctgaggCACAACGGCATCTTAGTGTTTGTGGTTGTTGTTGGGGATGCAGAGAGGGACACGCTGCTGAGAGTTGCTGGGTCTCCCAGCTATCTGGTCCACATCTCCTCCTATGAAGACCTGCAGTATTACCAAGGGCTTATCATCGAAAGGATCTGTGAAG AAGCAAGAAGCCCCGTGAACCTGTGCAAGCCCAACCCGTGCATGAACCAGGGCGTGTGCATCCTTGGGCCAGGGAGCTACCGCTGCGAGTGCCACGGCTGGGAAGGACCCCACTGCGAGACCA GAGTTCTCCGGGGTGACGCTCCGAGAtctccagcccttcctctgCATTCCCATGTGAAGTGGAGTCCAAGGGGTTTGCAGCACTTCTCCAGAgccctccagcacagcaaaagGCAAATGGATCAGAGGCACTGA